In the Thermoanaerobaculia bacterium genome, one interval contains:
- a CDS encoding aminotransferase class V-fold PLP-dependent enzyme produces the protein MFDFSSANLDREFPVRKNLVYLNHAAVAPLPARVAAAVRAHADDQSNFGALRWKTWYRRYDELREKAAAFVGGDASRLSLLPSTSLALNLVAQGLDWKTGDNVVGDDLEFPANVYPWMNLAPRGVEYRIARSRDGRLTAGDFAPLVDERTRVVAVSWVAFHSGAVLPIADLAALCRDRPTLLVVDAIQGLGTMPIDAGRLGIDVLAADGHKFLYGPEGLAIFAFSEKAKAAVRPPWVGWWNVPWQDSQLAYELRIFESGRRFEAGSLPTGSVFALAEAIDLLSSIGMEEAQSHIGRLTGALRDGLASLGWTFRTPEGSRSAILAAVPPSGDARAAVAKLEERKIVTSPREGAVRFAPHVGNDETEIERVLEAARAID, from the coding sequence ATGTTCGACTTTTCTTCCGCGAACCTCGACCGCGAGTTCCCCGTCCGGAAGAACCTGGTCTATCTCAACCACGCCGCGGTCGCGCCGCTGCCGGCCCGGGTCGCGGCGGCCGTGCGCGCGCACGCCGACGATCAGTCGAACTTCGGCGCGCTCCGCTGGAAGACGTGGTACCGGAGGTACGACGAGCTCCGCGAGAAGGCCGCGGCGTTCGTCGGCGGTGACGCGTCGCGGCTCTCGCTCCTCCCTTCCACGTCTCTCGCGCTGAACCTCGTCGCTCAGGGGCTCGACTGGAAGACGGGCGACAACGTCGTCGGCGACGATCTCGAGTTTCCCGCCAACGTCTATCCCTGGATGAATCTGGCGCCGCGCGGCGTCGAATACCGGATCGCCCGGAGCCGTGACGGCCGTCTCACGGCCGGCGACTTCGCGCCGCTCGTCGACGAACGCACGCGCGTAGTCGCCGTCTCGTGGGTCGCGTTCCATTCCGGAGCCGTGCTTCCGATCGCCGACCTCGCGGCGCTCTGCCGGGACCGGCCGACGCTCCTCGTCGTGGACGCGATCCAGGGTCTCGGCACGATGCCGATCGACGCCGGAAGGCTCGGGATCGACGTCCTCGCCGCCGACGGGCACAAGTTCCTCTACGGTCCGGAAGGGCTCGCGATCTTCGCGTTCTCGGAGAAGGCGAAGGCGGCGGTCCGCCCGCCCTGGGTCGGATGGTGGAACGTCCCCTGGCAGGATTCGCAGCTCGCGTACGAGCTGCGGATTTTCGAATCGGGACGCCGGTTCGAGGCCGGGTCGCTCCCCACGGGATCGGTCTTCGCGCTCGCCGAGGCGATCGACCTGCTGTCCTCGATCGGCATGGAGGAAGCGCAGAGCCACATCGGGCGGCTGACCGGCGCGCTCCGGGATGGGCTCGCGAGCCTCGGCTGGACGTTCCGGACGCCCGAGGGCTCACGCTCGGCGATCCTCGCCGCGGTTCCCCCGTCGGGCGACGCGCGGGCCGCCGTGGCGAAGCTCGAGGAGAGGAAGATCGTCACTTCGCCGCGGGAGGGCGCCGTCCGGTTCGCGCCGCACGTCGGCAACGACGAGACCGAGATCGAGCGCGTCCTCGAAGCGGCGCGCGCGATCGACTGA
- a CDS encoding M23 family metallopeptidase has translation MKLQWHPASGKRTVFSLDLEGPGGAVVGAAAVVCALLWLALPPSLGAVLARWRRGRAEAEVSILNARRREALDLATSALRHASERLETDRTLVARIAFLYGLRPLARRIVGGAAPASASPNAPAANVLEDAERRVAVLTQAVAALEAHEARDPASASLTPSIAPLPDAAWVVTGDFGWRTSRITGRTEYSAGVDFAAPRGRPVFATADGVVRWTGPVSLRGGPAYFRFGKVVAIRHGARAVTVYGNLDNVSVARGQRVRRGDRIGTVAESLWFGAPRLRYEVWRTSEGEPFPVDPRLAMLRDRSPGVLDALRKALASSPRPPFPLPGDFR, from the coding sequence GTGAAGCTTCAGTGGCACCCCGCCTCCGGGAAGCGGACGGTCTTCTCGCTCGACCTCGAGGGACCGGGCGGCGCGGTCGTGGGCGCGGCCGCGGTCGTTTGCGCCCTGCTGTGGCTCGCCCTCCCTCCGTCGCTCGGTGCGGTGCTCGCGCGGTGGCGTCGGGGGCGCGCGGAGGCGGAGGTCTCGATCCTGAACGCCCGGCGGCGCGAGGCGCTCGATCTCGCGACGTCGGCGCTCCGGCACGCGAGCGAGCGGCTCGAGACCGATCGGACGCTGGTCGCCCGCATCGCCTTTCTGTACGGGCTTCGTCCGCTCGCCCGGCGAATCGTCGGGGGGGCCGCCCCCGCGTCGGCCTCCCCGAACGCTCCGGCCGCGAACGTGCTCGAAGACGCGGAACGGCGCGTCGCGGTCTTAACGCAGGCGGTCGCCGCCCTCGAGGCCCACGAAGCGCGCGATCCCGCCTCGGCGTCTCTCACCCCCTCGATCGCGCCCCTTCCCGACGCGGCGTGGGTGGTGACCGGCGACTTTGGATGGCGAACCTCCCGCATCACCGGGCGGACGGAATATTCCGCGGGAGTCGATTTCGCGGCGCCGCGCGGACGCCCCGTCTTCGCAACGGCCGACGGCGTCGTTCGCTGGACGGGTCCGGTCTCCCTGCGCGGCGGGCCGGCGTACTTCCGCTTCGGGAAGGTCGTGGCGATCCGGCATGGCGCGCGCGCCGTCACCGTCTACGGGAACCTCGATAACGTCTCGGTCGCGCGCGGGCAGCGCGTGCGGCGGGGCGACCGGATCGGAACGGTGGCGGAGAGTCTCTGGTTCGGCGCCCCCCGCCTTCGCTACGAGGTCTGGCGGACCTCGGAAGGAGAGCCGTTCCCCGTCGACCCGCGGCTCGCGATGCTTCGGGACCGGTCGCCGGGCGTGCTCGACGCGCTGCGGAAGGCGCTCGCGTCGAGCCCGAGGCCGCCGTTTCCGCTACCCGGCGATTTTCGGTAG